catgtgcattccatatccgTATGTCTGCAAGTCCGTtttgcagaaaaatagaacatgttctattattattgtccgttttgcggacaaagacaggcattgctacaatggatccgcaaaaaaaaggatgcaacacggatgtcatccgtattttttttttgcggatccgtgttgtgcggacagcaaaataaatttggttgtgtgcatgagccccaacatTGTAAACAATGGCCATTGGACGATCAGAAGAGCAGCTACAATCAAGCTTTTCCAAATTCCAAAATTACCATTTATAgccccaggaaagctgggtgacgagcCCTGGGGGGGGGCTCCCTATGGGAGTTATAATGGTGATTATATTGCATGTTGCCCATCATTCCCCCCTAGGAAAGCTATGTGTAAACTCCTGTCACCCATATATCCCTGTAGGAATGGCTGCCACCTCCGGGCCCATACTGCTTGTCACCCAACTCTACGGGGGAAAAAAACTGATATAACTAGCACGAGGACGCCATTAACCAATCTCTCCTCTTCCTTTGCAGACCCGCGATGCCACTCAGCAGAATGACTCATTTCTGGCTGCCAAGCACTCCCGCACAGCCAGATCCCTGAATATCGCCGCTACCGTCATTGGGATCATTTTAACCATCGTCTTCCTGGTCATCTATTTCCTCATCATTTTCAACTACAAGAAAATACTCCAACAGAATGGTTTCGACtaaaacacaaaagaaaaagaaaaaaaacattggcGCCTGAGCCGACCGGCATACCTAGCCACCCAAAAAGGGAACCAATAAATAaaaccttctaaaaaattagcgCTGTGTGCTGTCATGCTTTATAAGCTCATAATGCAACTGCTGCTCTTTTTGGGGCACTTCTTGACCATAGCAGCGACAGTCCCGGGGACCGAGGATCGTCATTGCAGTGTACGGTAATCCAATGTCACCGCGTTTTATT
This portion of the Bufo gargarizans isolate SCDJY-AF-19 chromosome 1, ASM1485885v1, whole genome shotgun sequence genome encodes:
- the LOC122931047 gene encoding dispanin subfamily A member 2b-like, coding for MEGDSKKMYQPASNVVTMQPGPVSYQPPQKDYLIWSIVNLICCCLPLGLAALIFSIKTRDATQQNDSFLAAKHSRTARSLNIAATVIGIILTIVFLVIYFLIIFNYKKILQQNGFD